From Enhydrobacter sp., the proteins below share one genomic window:
- a CDS encoding FAD-binding protein: MQMPPLDPEILARRSEIVAALRAIVPGEGVIDDLDGMRPYECDALSAYRQMPLVVVLPETVEQVSAILRYCQDGKVKVVPRGAGTSLSGGSMPVGDAILLGMGKFNRVLEIDYANRCARVQPGVTNLGVTKAVEHEGFYYAPDPSSQIACSIGGNVAENSGGVHCLKYGLTTNNLLGIEMVLMSGEVVRLGGKHLDSEGYDLMGLMTGSEGLLGVVTEVTVRLLRRPTTARAVLLGFPTEAGAADCVAAVIASGIIPGGMEMMDRDAVKCAEAYVGAGYPLDVEGLLIVELDGPEVEVDHLVGRVAEIARERGATTLRVSRDEQERVLFWAGRKAAFPAVGQISPDYMCLDGSVPRGKLVEVLAGMREMSKKHGLRVVNVFHAGDGNLHPLILFDANDPDELRRAEEFGADILRLCVRVGGVLTGEHGVGIEKRDLMGEQFTEIDLDQQMRVKCAFDPDHLLNPGKVFPRLRRCAELGRLVVHQGKIPFPELPRF; the protein is encoded by the coding sequence ATGCAGATGCCGCCGCTCGACCCCGAGATTCTCGCCCGCCGGTCGGAGATCGTCGCCGCGTTGCGCGCCATCGTTCCGGGCGAGGGCGTGATCGACGATCTCGACGGCATGCGCCCCTACGAATGCGACGCCCTGTCGGCGTATCGGCAGATGCCGCTGGTCGTCGTGCTGCCCGAGACGGTCGAGCAGGTGTCGGCCATCCTGCGCTACTGCCAGGACGGCAAGGTCAAGGTCGTGCCGCGCGGCGCCGGCACCTCGCTGTCGGGCGGCTCCATGCCGGTCGGCGACGCGATCCTGCTCGGCATGGGCAAGTTCAACCGTGTGCTCGAGATCGACTATGCCAACCGCTGCGCGCGCGTGCAGCCCGGCGTCACCAACCTCGGCGTGACCAAGGCGGTCGAGCACGAGGGATTCTACTACGCCCCCGATCCCAGCTCGCAGATCGCCTGCTCGATCGGCGGCAACGTCGCCGAGAACTCGGGCGGCGTCCATTGTCTCAAGTACGGCCTCACCACCAACAACCTGCTCGGCATCGAGATGGTGCTGATGAGCGGCGAGGTCGTCCGGCTGGGCGGCAAGCACCTCGATTCGGAAGGCTACGACCTGATGGGGTTGATGACCGGTTCCGAAGGGCTGCTCGGCGTCGTCACCGAGGTCACGGTGCGGCTGCTGCGACGGCCCACCACGGCGCGTGCCGTGCTGCTGGGCTTCCCGACCGAAGCGGGCGCCGCGGATTGCGTCGCTGCGGTCATCGCCTCGGGCATCATCCCCGGCGGCATGGAGATGATGGACAGGGATGCCGTGAAGTGCGCCGAGGCCTATGTCGGCGCGGGCTATCCGCTCGACGTCGAAGGACTGCTGATCGTCGAGTTGGACGGGCCGGAGGTCGAGGTCGATCACCTGGTCGGACGGGTTGCCGAGATCGCGCGCGAGCGTGGCGCCACTACGCTGCGCGTCAGTCGCGACGAGCAGGAGCGGGTGCTGTTCTGGGCCGGGCGCAAGGCGGCCTTTCCCGCTGTGGGCCAGATCTCTCCCGACTACATGTGCCTCGACGGCTCGGTGCCGCGCGGCAAGCTGGTCGAGGTGCTGGCCGGCATGCGCGAGATGTCGAAGAAGCACGGCCTGCGCGTGGTCAACGTCTTCCATGCCGGCGACGGCAACCTCCATCCCCTGATCCTGTTCGACGCCAACGATCCCGACGAACTGCGCCGCGCCGAGGAGTTCGGCGCCGACATCCTCAGGCTCTGCGTGCGCGTCGGCGGCGTGCTGACCGGCGAGCACGGTGTCGGCATCGAGAAGCGCGACCTGATGGGCGAACAATTCACCGAGATCGACCTCGACCAGCAGATGCGCGTGAAGTGCGCCTTCGACCCCGACCACCTGCTCAATCCGGGCAAGGTGTTCCCGAGGCTGCGGCGCTGCGCCGAGCTCGGCCGTCTGGTCGTCCATCAGGGCAAGATCCCGTTTCCCGAGCTGCCGCGGTTCTAG
- the ykgO gene encoding type B 50S ribosomal protein L36: MKIRHSLKSVKARHKNSRIVRRKGRVYVINKTNPRFKARQG; encoded by the coding sequence ATGAAGATCCGCCATTCGCTGAAGTCCGTGAAGGCCCGCCACAAGAACAGCCGCATCGTGCGCCGCAAGGGCCGGGTCTACGTGATCAACAAGACCAACCCGCGCTTCAAGGCCCGCCAGGGCTGA